A window of Candidatus Schekmanbacteria bacterium contains these coding sequences:
- a CDS encoding sigma-54-dependent Fis family transcriptional regulator: MPDNKISVLIVSEDQNTREELASCFNDVLFSVEKLAGSIRARDLISKKEFDIIFSDIHMTYVDGMELLEAVKSKSPVSDVILMSNRGTITLAIDALKKGAHDFLQLPIDTKHFRNYLINLGQRRMLINENRKLKEMLKIDSQNDEIVGTSPRIKLVYKLIDEIAPTDVTVLLEGESGTGKELVARAIHRRSHRNDRPFIALNCGALPETLIESELFGYEKGAFTGAVARKKGRIEQAHTGTLFLDEIAELTLNNQVDLLRVLEEQKVMRLGGLERTDVDVRFIAATNKDLEQLCSRGEFREDLFYRLNVIRLKLPPLRDRQEDIPLLANAFVEKFCRKYSKDMKSLSHETSAILNRYSFPGNVRELKNIVERAVVLSKETTITPHDLPEQIYKDIKGPVQREDGDDKFASLKVRERNAIKEALELSGGHRQKTAKLLGMSLRTLHYKLKRYNIGSK; this comes from the coding sequence ATGCCTGATAATAAAATATCTGTTCTCATAGTAAGTGAAGATCAAAACACGAGAGAGGAGCTTGCTTCCTGTTTTAATGATGTGCTTTTTTCAGTTGAGAAACTTGCTGGCAGTATAAGGGCGAGAGACCTTATCTCAAAGAAAGAGTTCGACATTATCTTTTCAGACATTCACATGACATATGTGGATGGGATGGAACTTCTCGAAGCAGTAAAATCAAAGTCACCCGTTTCTGACGTCATACTCATGTCAAACCGCGGGACAATCACCTTAGCAATCGATGCCCTTAAAAAGGGTGCTCACGATTTTCTTCAGCTTCCCATAGATACAAAGCATTTCAGAAACTATCTTATTAACTTAGGCCAGAGGCGAATGCTAATCAATGAGAACAGAAAGCTTAAGGAAATGTTGAAAATTGATTCTCAAAATGATGAGATAGTTGGTACAAGCCCAAGGATAAAACTGGTATATAAACTGATTGACGAAATAGCCCCGACAGATGTCACGGTTCTTCTTGAAGGTGAGAGCGGAACCGGGAAAGAATTAGTTGCGAGGGCGATTCATAGAAGGAGCCACAGGAATGACAGACCTTTTATTGCCTTAAATTGCGGGGCTTTGCCGGAGACCCTTATAGAGAGTGAATTGTTTGGATATGAAAAAGGTGCTTTTACAGGAGCCGTTGCGCGAAAAAAGGGGAGAATAGAACAGGCACATACAGGGACCCTTTTCCTTGATGAGATAGCAGAGCTCACTCTAAATAATCAGGTTGATTTGTTGAGGGTACTTGAAGAACAAAAAGTTATGAGACTTGGCGGACTTGAACGAACTGATGTTGATGTAAGATTCATTGCGGCGACAAACAAAGACCTTGAACAGCTTTGCAGTAGAGGAGAATTCAGGGAAGATCTTTTTTACAGGCTTAATGTTATAAGATTAAAATTGCCTCCATTGCGCGATAGGCAGGAAGATATCCCTCTTCTGGCAAATGCTTTTGTGGAAAAGTTTTGTCGTAAATATAGCAAGGATATGAAATCATTGTCGCATGAAACATCTGCGATTCTAAATAGGTATTCATTTCCTGGAAACGTAAGAGAGCTAAAAAATATAGTAGAGAGAGCCGTGGTTCTTTCGAAGGAAACGACTATCACTCCACATGATTTGCCTGAACAGATATATAAGGATATTAAGGGTCCAGTTCAGAGAGAAGATGGAGACGATAAATTCGCTTCGTTAAAAGTACGTGAAAGAAATGCAATAAAAGAAGCCCTTGAACTTTCCGGTGGCCATAGACAGAAGACTGCAAAACTTCTTGGAATGAGTTTAAGAACCCTTCATTACAAGCTTAAGAGATATAATATAGGTTCCAAATAG
- a CDS encoding PTS sugar transporter subunit IIA: protein MQLNNLIRKEHIILGLRSSTVSGCLGEILLHLEVVGAINRQSEYLIELIEREENSSTVLYPGIAFPHVRSSSISSPVIAIGRSFKRVDFKSVSGEKAEWIFLILLPKEGNYLWVFSELLECLSSPYAVNKLKQCNTVAEIKAVLNTDVLLSGETKVALTR, encoded by the coding sequence ATGCAATTAAATAATTTGATAAGAAAAGAACATATAATTCTTGGATTAAGAAGTTCAACTGTTTCTGGTTGTCTTGGGGAGATTCTCCTTCATCTTGAGGTAGTTGGGGCTATTAACAGGCAAAGCGAATATCTCATTGAACTTATTGAGAGAGAAGAAAATTCATCTACAGTTCTTTATCCTGGAATAGCTTTCCCTCATGTCCGTTCATCAAGTATTAGTTCTCCGGTAATTGCAATAGGCCGCTCATTTAAGCGTGTTGATTTTAAATCTGTATCCGGTGAGAAAGCTGAGTGGATCTTTCTGATACTACTTCCAAAGGAAGGGAATTATTTGTGGGTATTTTCTGAGCTTCTAGAATGTCTTTCATCACCTTACGCAGTTAATAAACTAAAACAGTGCAATACCGTTGCTGAAATAAAGGCAGTTTTAAATACAGATGTATTATTATCAGGGGAGACAAAAGTAGCATTAACAAGGTAA
- a CDS encoding GatB/YqeY domain-containing protein, giving the protein MAIIENLTNDMKDALKKGEALRLSVIRGLINDIKNKKIEKRAEVTDQETLEIFSSALKRRNESIEEFAKGGRQDLVDKEKSEADIIRTYLPQPLTDDEIKQIIIESIRECGATSKKELGKVMKTVMPKFVGRADGKIVNRIVLECLGN; this is encoded by the coding sequence ATGGCTATTATTGAAAATTTAACAAATGACATGAAAGATGCCCTTAAGAAAGGTGAGGCATTGCGCCTTTCAGTGATACGGGGGCTTATAAATGATATTAAAAACAAAAAAATTGAAAAAAGGGCAGAAGTCACTGACCAGGAAACTCTTGAGATATTTTCCTCAGCCCTTAAAAGAAGAAATGAGTCAATTGAGGAATTTGCCAAAGGAGGCAGGCAAGATCTTGTAGATAAAGAGAAGTCAGAGGCTGACATTATAAGGACATATCTGCCTCAGCCATTAACTGATGACGAGATAAAACAGATTATAATTGAATCAATCAGGGAGTGTGGTGCAACCTCTAAAAAGGAACTTGGCAAAGTAATGAAGACAGTAATGCCAAAATTTGTTGGAAGGGCAGACGGGAAGATAGTTAACCGGATTGTTCTTGAGTGCCTCGGCAATTGA
- a CDS encoding NGG1p interacting factor NIF3, which translates to MKVKRIYEIAVAKGIECDPRGRDTVESYLKKQKEDYDELKTDKKVFFDKEKITNPFADTRILCGDLEKEVKTVLLGIDMEVGEILLADRLTQRGTTVDLVLAHHPEGKAMANFYAVMDMQADILHKFGVPINVAESILEPRIKEVARRVMPSNYNRSVDAAKLLGIPMMCIHTPADNAVTDFLQKIFDSEKPEYVKDVIKILQDIPEYRTSLADQNVPAVIVGSEKRRCGKVFVDMTGGTGGAKEMFEKLANTDVGTVVGMHIGEDHRKEAEKHHINVVIAGHMASDSLGINIIVDELLKEDPSMVIYSCSGHTRVSRLNSDKKL; encoded by the coding sequence ATGAAGGTAAAACGGATTTATGAGATTGCTGTCGCAAAAGGTATAGAGTGTGATCCAAGAGGCAGAGATACAGTGGAGTCTTACTTAAAAAAACAGAAAGAGGACTATGATGAGCTTAAGACTGACAAAAAAGTTTTCTTCGACAAAGAGAAGATAACAAATCCTTTTGCAGATACACGTATTCTATGTGGTGATCTGGAAAAAGAAGTAAAAACTGTACTTCTGGGAATTGACATGGAGGTGGGAGAGATACTTCTTGCTGACAGGCTAACTCAGAGGGGAACAACTGTTGACCTTGTGCTTGCGCATCATCCGGAAGGTAAGGCAATGGCGAATTTTTATGCGGTTATGGATATGCAGGCAGATATTCTCCATAAATTCGGTGTGCCAATCAATGTAGCGGAATCGATTCTTGAGCCCCGCATAAAAGAAGTTGCAAGAAGGGTGATGCCTTCAAATTATAACAGGAGCGTTGACGCTGCAAAACTTTTGGGTATTCCCATGATGTGTATACATACTCCGGCAGACAATGCTGTTACTGATTTTCTGCAAAAGATATTTGATTCAGAAAAACCAGAATATGTGAAGGACGTGATAAAGATCCTTCAGGATATTCCTGAATATAGGACATCACTTGCTGATCAGAATGTGCCTGCTGTCATTGTGGGCTCAGAAAAAAGGCGGTGCGGCAAAGTGTTTGTGGATATGACCGGAGGGACTGGCGGCGCAAAGGAGATGTTTGAAAAACTTGCTAATACAGATGTAGGCACTGTAGTGGGAATGCATATAGGAGAGGACCACAGGAAGGAAGCTGAGAAGCACCATATAAATGTGGTTATAGCAGGACATATGGCGAGTGACTCACTGGGAATAAATATCATAGTTGATGAGCTTTTGAAAGAAGATCCATCTATGGTCATATATTCTTGTTCCGGACATACACGTGTTAGCAGGCTAAATAGTGATAAAAAGCTGTAG
- a CDS encoding DNA primase, translated as MNNFAANDKVEEIRRASDILDIISEYVSLTKSGRNYKGLCPFHHEKTPSFMVSPDKQIYHCFGCGAGGNVFAFLMKHENLTFPAVLKKLAAKYGIKFNVSGNSKEAEQIDTVYKINEEASVFFSAALSKTVGKKARSYLDERGIDELIIKKFNVGYAPDSWDSLSTYLSQKRFSREDIVKSGLVVEKQDGRGYYDRFRDRVIFPIEDRDGKVVGFGGRTIGTAKDGAKYINSPETPIYRKGKILYGLSYSKEHIREAKTVLITEGYMDAITAVKYGFNNIVATLGTALTEDHLKVLRAYTDNLILVFDADAAGVKAVIRAWETIAAAGLSSKVLVLPSGEDLDSSLRNRGSEFVQKQISDAVDTGEFIISELVKPFDLKDSGERKKALDSIFEALSAVSGVYNIAIYGSFIAEILKTDERIIIEAFKSVNRSKRLGDVKKDNELPERSKNVNSLDAHLLMISLASKEWALRVFEAIDTADIEDRLLSSIAEKLKVSIQDKDNIDIGSICQELDETSAGILSEIAFRKEEVIDIKKSFDDCINMFRRRQYIRALEMNKAEIKKALSNGNEGVVEHLLKENQRLQFNIKAKF; from the coding sequence TTGAACAATTTCGCAGCAAACGATAAGGTTGAAGAGATAAGAAGGGCATCTGATATCCTCGATATAATCTCGGAGTATGTATCTCTTACCAAATCGGGAAGAAACTATAAAGGACTTTGTCCATTCCACCATGAGAAGACTCCATCCTTTATGGTTTCACCTGACAAGCAGATATATCATTGCTTCGGATGCGGTGCAGGAGGGAATGTTTTTGCTTTTCTTATGAAACATGAAAATCTGACATTTCCGGCTGTGCTCAAAAAACTTGCTGCGAAATACGGGATAAAGTTCAACGTTTCAGGTAACAGTAAAGAAGCGGAGCAGATTGACACGGTTTACAAAATTAATGAAGAAGCATCCGTGTTTTTTTCCGCTGCACTCAGCAAGACAGTGGGAAAGAAAGCGCGGTCTTATCTTGATGAGAGAGGTATAGACGAGCTGATAATAAAAAAATTCAATGTAGGCTATGCTCCTGACAGCTGGGATTCGTTATCAACTTATCTCTCTCAAAAGAGATTTTCCAGAGAAGATATAGTGAAGTCAGGTCTTGTGGTGGAAAAACAAGATGGACGAGGTTACTACGACAGGTTCAGAGATAGGGTAATCTTCCCAATAGAAGACAGAGATGGAAAAGTAGTAGGCTTTGGAGGCAGAACAATTGGAACCGCTAAAGACGGAGCTAAATATATAAACAGTCCTGAGACTCCTATTTACAGGAAAGGAAAAATTCTTTACGGACTGTCATATTCCAAAGAGCATATAAGAGAGGCAAAAACAGTTTTAATAACTGAAGGATATATGGATGCAATAACTGCTGTTAAATATGGCTTTAACAATATTGTGGCCACGCTCGGTACTGCTCTTACGGAAGATCATCTTAAGGTACTCAGGGCTTATACTGATAATTTAATACTTGTTTTTGATGCTGATGCAGCAGGAGTGAAGGCCGTTATACGTGCATGGGAAACGATAGCTGCCGCGGGTCTGTCATCAAAGGTGCTTGTTCTCCCTTCCGGAGAGGATCTTGACAGTTCTCTGAGGAACAGAGGGAGTGAGTTCGTGCAAAAACAGATATCTGACGCTGTAGACACCGGAGAATTTATTATTTCCGAGCTCGTAAAGCCATTTGACCTAAAGGATTCTGGGGAAAGGAAAAAAGCTCTGGACAGTATTTTTGAAGCGCTGTCAGCAGTTTCTGGTGTTTACAACATTGCTATTTATGGTTCTTTTATCGCTGAAATACTTAAGACTGATGAGAGGATTATTATTGAGGCTTTTAAAAGCGTGAACAGGAGTAAACGCTTAGGTGATGTAAAAAAAGACAATGAACTCCCTGAGAGAAGCAAAAATGTAAATAGCCTTGATGCGCATTTGCTTATGATTTCACTTGCTTCGAAAGAATGGGCATTGCGTGTATTCGAAGCAATAGATACTGCAGATATAGAAGACAGGCTTTTAAGTAGTATTGCTGAGAAACTTAAAGTGAGTATTCAGGACAAAGACAATATAGATATTGGAAGTATATGCCAGGAACTTGATGAAACTTCCGCAGGTATATTAAGTGAGATAGCGTTTAGAAAGGAGGAAGTGATAGACATAAAAAAAAGCTTTGATGATTGCATCAACATGTTCAGACGCAGACAATATATAAGAGCACTGGAAATGAACAAGGCAGAGATCAAAAAAGCACTTTCAAATGGCAATGAAGGAGTTGTTGAACATCTGCTAAAAGAAAACCAGAGGCTTCAATTTAATATTAAGGCGAAGTTTTAA